A genome region from Conger conger chromosome 16, fConCon1.1, whole genome shotgun sequence includes the following:
- the LOC133114053 gene encoding dihydroorotate dehydrogenase (quinone), mitochondrial-like, producing the protein MNRRPMSFEQKYTSDFAQGVRALGPLADYLVVNVSSPNTPGLRDLQGREELRHLLAKVLQERNALKGRRPAVLVKIAPDLSLQDKRDIADVITELGVDGLIVSNTTVSRSAALTDPHRVETGGLSGRPLRDVSTCTVHEMYSLTEGKVPIVGVGGVSSGQDALDKIRAGASLVQLYTSLTYEGPPIVTRVKRELEQLLKAQGFHSVSEAVGADHRRAESES; encoded by the exons atgaaccgccggccaatgagttttgag cagaAATACACGTCGGACTTCGCGCAGGGCGTGCGCGCGCTGGGGCCCCTGGCGGATTACCTGGTGGTGAACGTGAGCAGTCCCAACACGCCGGGGCTCCGGGACCTGCAGGGCCGGGAGGAActgcgccacctgctggccaaGGTTCTGCAGGAGAGGAACGCGCTGAAGGGTCGGCGGCCAGCAGTGCTGGTGAAGATCGCCCCCGACCTCAGTCTGCAGGACAAGCGCGACATCGCTGATGTCATCACTGAGCTGGGCGTGGATGGGCTCATTGTGTCCAACACCACCGTCTCCAGGTCGGCGGCGCTGACGGACCCGCACCGGGTCGAGACCGGGGGCCTGAGCGGCAGACCACTGCGTGACGTCTCCACCTGCACCGTGCACGAGATGTACTCTCTGACTGAAGGGAAGGTGCCCATCGTCGGAGTCGGGGGCGTGTCCAGCGGGCAGGACGCCCTGGATAAGATCCGTGCCGGCGCGTCATTGGTGCAGCTGTACACGTCACTCACCTACGAGGGCCCGCCCATCGTCACcagggtgaagagggagctggaACAGCTGCTGAAGGCGCAGGGGTTCCACAGCGTCTCTGAGGCCGTGGGCGCTGATCACAGACGGGCCGAGTCCGAATCCTGA